A genomic stretch from Verrucomicrobiia bacterium includes:
- a CDS encoding SpoIIE family protein phosphatase → MSEAQASIEQRPTTATTRTPLRVLVVEDSEFDARILVNVLRQGGYEPKWQRVETAPQMETALREKQWEVVLADYNLPEFSAPEALKLLQDSGIDLPFIIISGGIGEDIAVAAMKAGAHDYFMKGQLARLVAAVERELREASTRMARRQAEESVRESEVRYRLLWETAPDAVLLMDTDSVIHFANPAVEVIFGYKPDELVNKNLTVLLPDKPLKTIDPALVQSLHSGVTNSRLHMLETVGQRKDGRDTLLEIVFNDMELQGKRWFVAFIRDITERKKAEKELRENQEQFRVAREIQERLFPKESPKLGDFDIAGSSHPAEAAGGDYFDYLPMLHNRVGVAIGDVTGHGIGPALLMAETRAYLRILARNRDDVGEILTRANRVLAEDVGSERFVTMLLVQIDPTTRSIVYASAGHSTGYVLNSQGQVRSELKRTGKPLGIKYDTEYKSASPLILTPGEIVLLLTDGIEEAMNADDEFFGSENMLKVVQENRHKSSREIVEALYVAVKAFSGDGEQADDFTAVVLKVK, encoded by the coding sequence ATGAGCGAGGCTCAAGCCAGCATCGAGCAGCGACCGACAACTGCGACTACGCGCACTCCCTTGCGCGTGCTGGTGGTGGAGGATTCAGAATTCGACGCCCGTATCCTGGTGAATGTGCTGCGACAGGGCGGCTACGAGCCCAAGTGGCAACGGGTGGAGACGGCTCCGCAGATGGAGACGGCGCTCCGGGAGAAGCAATGGGAGGTCGTGCTGGCGGATTATAATCTCCCGGAATTCAGCGCGCCGGAGGCTCTCAAACTTCTTCAAGACAGCGGCATTGATCTGCCGTTCATCATCATCTCCGGCGGCATCGGTGAGGACATCGCGGTGGCGGCGATGAAGGCGGGGGCGCATGATTATTTCATGAAGGGCCAGCTCGCGCGTTTGGTCGCGGCGGTGGAGCGGGAGCTGCGCGAGGCATCTACGCGCATGGCGCGTCGGCAAGCGGAAGAATCGGTACGTGAGAGCGAGGTGCGGTATCGCCTGCTGTGGGAGACGGCACCGGATGCGGTGTTGCTGATGGATACGGACAGTGTGATCCATTTCGCGAACCCGGCGGTGGAGGTGATCTTTGGTTACAAGCCAGATGAGCTAGTTAATAAGAATCTGACGGTGTTGCTGCCGGACAAGCCGTTGAAGACGATTGATCCGGCCTTGGTGCAATCGCTGCACTCAGGTGTGACGAATTCGCGATTGCATATGTTGGAGACGGTGGGCCAACGGAAAGATGGACGGGATACTCTGCTGGAAATCGTGTTCAATGACATGGAGCTGCAAGGCAAACGATGGTTCGTGGCGTTCATCCGCGATATCACGGAGCGTAAGAAAGCAGAGAAGGAGTTGCGCGAGAACCAGGAGCAGTTCCGCGTGGCGCGGGAAATTCAAGAGAGGTTGTTTCCGAAGGAATCACCGAAGCTGGGGGATTTCGATATCGCCGGTTCATCGCATCCGGCAGAAGCGGCGGGTGGAGATTATTTCGATTACCTGCCCATGTTGCATAATCGCGTGGGCGTGGCGATCGGTGATGTGACGGGGCATGGCATAGGCCCGGCGTTGCTGATGGCGGAGACGCGGGCGTATCTGCGGATACTGGCGCGAAATCGTGATGATGTGGGGGAGATTTTGACGCGGGCGAATCGCGTGCTGGCGGAAGATGTGGGCAGCGAACGCTTCGTGACGATGTTACTGGTGCAGATTGATCCGACGACGCGAAGCATCGTGTATGCGAGTGCGGGGCACTCGACGGGTTATGTGCTGAACTCGCAAGGGCAGGTGCGGTCGGAGTTGAAACGCACGGGCAAGCCACTGGGCATCAAATACGATACTGAATACAAGTCAGCCTCGCCACTGATCCTGACACCGGGAGAGATCGTGCTGTTGCTGACGGATGGCATCGAAGAGGCGATGAATGCGGATGATGAATTTTTCGGTTCGGAGAACATGCTGAAAGTGGTGCAAGAGAACCGTCACAAATCTTCCCGGGAAATTGTGGAGGCGCTGTATGTGGCGGTGAAGGCATTCAGTGGGGATGGAGAGCAGGCGGATGATTTCACAGCGGTGGTGCTGAAGGTGAAGTAA
- the panB gene encoding 3-methyl-2-oxobutanoate hydroxymethyltransferase: MREGKITVDVIRGMKGKQRLASLTAYDYPMARLLDDAGIPLLLVGDSLGMVVLGYPDTTHVTMAEIEHHVRAVARANPKAMIVGDLPYHSYVTPQCAVANAQRLVDAGADAVKAEGGREILPQIMAIKEAGIPFMGHLGMLPQHILEEGKYRIKGKDEEGRVKLIDDAIALHEADVFAVVLELVTPPVAKEMTEKFPFVTIGIGSGTDCDGQILVTHDLIGMFPWFTPKFVKPTRQCGLEIKSAVEEWKRGVENV, translated from the coding sequence ATGCGTGAAGGCAAGATCACGGTGGATGTTATCCGGGGCATGAAGGGCAAGCAGCGGCTCGCTTCACTCACGGCGTATGATTATCCGATGGCGCGGTTGTTGGATGATGCGGGCATTCCGTTGCTGCTGGTGGGCGATTCGTTAGGTATGGTAGTACTGGGGTATCCGGACACCACACATGTGACGATGGCGGAGATCGAGCATCACGTGCGCGCCGTGGCGAGGGCGAATCCGAAGGCGATGATCGTGGGCGATCTGCCGTACCATAGTTACGTGACGCCGCAATGCGCGGTGGCGAATGCGCAACGTCTCGTGGATGCGGGTGCGGATGCGGTGAAGGCAGAAGGTGGTCGGGAGATTTTACCGCAGATCATGGCGATCAAGGAAGCGGGCATACCGTTCATGGGGCATCTAGGCATGTTGCCGCAGCACATTCTCGAAGAGGGAAAGTATCGTATCAAGGGCAAGGATGAAGAGGGACGTGTAAAGCTGATCGATGATGCGATTGCGCTGCATGAAGCGGATGTGTTTGCCGTAGTGCTGGAATTAGTCACACCCCCGGTCGCGAAAGAGATGACGGAAAAGTTTCCGTTTGTCACCATCGGCATCGGTTCAGGGACGGATTGTGATGGGCAGATATTGGTGACGCATGATTTGATCGGGATGTTCCCGTGGTTCACGCCGAAGTTTGTGAAACCGACGCGGCAGTGCGGATTGGAGATAAAATCAGCGGTGGAAGAGTGGAAACGTGGGGTGGAAAATGTCTGA
- the moaC gene encoding cyclic pyranopterin monophosphate synthase MoaC, with translation MSDKLTHIDEQGKASMVDVSAKPVQLREAVARGEILVLPNTLKLIRENAVAKGDVFSVARIAGIMAAKRTGELIPLCHPLPITHCEVKFEIPETNDRVVITASAKIAAQTGIEMEALTAVSVAALTIYDMCKAVDKTMVITEVQLVSKTKRDIEPLKG, from the coding sequence ATGTCTGACAAGCTGACACATATCGATGAACAGGGAAAGGCATCCATGGTGGATGTCTCGGCGAAGCCGGTGCAATTGCGCGAAGCGGTGGCACGAGGGGAGATTCTTGTATTGCCGAATACACTGAAACTTATCCGCGAGAATGCGGTGGCCAAGGGGGATGTGTTTTCGGTGGCGCGAATTGCAGGTATCATGGCGGCGAAGCGGACGGGGGAATTGATTCCGCTGTGTCATCCGCTGCCGATCACGCATTGCGAGGTGAAGTTCGAGATCCCAGAGACGAATGATCGGGTGGTGATCACGGCATCGGCGAAGATCGCGGCGCAGACGGGCATCGAGATGGAGGCTTTGACGGCAGTGAGCGTGGCGGCACTGACGATCTACGACATGTGTAAGGCGGTGGACAAGACGATGGTGATCACGGAGGTGCAGTTGGTTTCGAAGACGAAGAGGGATATTGAGCCGTTAAAAGGTTGA
- a CDS encoding MogA/MoaB family molybdenum cofactor biosynthesis protein encodes MQIQVGIITISDRASKGLYDDLGGPALKKAAEGYGWKVMTDALVPDEKRDIQRAIREQISKGCQLILTTGGTGVALRDVTPEAVREISIRELPGFGEVMRAESMKITKNAILSRNLAAVVDHALVICLPGKPSGAVECLSFVVGAIPHCVEVLQEVPTSC; translated from the coding sequence ATGCAAATCCAAGTTGGCATCATCACGATTTCCGATCGCGCGTCCAAGGGGCTTTATGACGATCTTGGCGGACCGGCGCTGAAGAAAGCGGCGGAAGGCTATGGCTGGAAGGTGATGACGGATGCGTTGGTGCCGGATGAGAAGCGCGATATTCAACGGGCCATTCGCGAGCAAATCAGTAAGGGCTGCCAGCTTATTCTGACGACTGGTGGCACGGGTGTCGCCTTGCGCGATGTGACGCCGGAGGCGGTGCGGGAGATTTCTATTCGTGAATTGCCGGGTTTCGGCGAGGTGATGCGGGCTGAATCGATGAAGATCACGAAGAATGCGATTCTTTCACGAAACTTGGCAGCAGTGGTGGATCACGCCCTGGTGATTTGTCTGCCAGGCAAGCCGAGCGGTGCGGTGGAGTGTTTGAGCTTTGTGGTGGGGGCGATTCCGCATTGTGTGGAGGTGTTGCAAGAAGTGCCTACAAGCTGCTAG
- a CDS encoding DUF554 domain-containing protein gives MTGLGTAINAGAILLGGIIGLMVKKQLSTDAQNNIKAVLVIFTFIAAAHMIWSGVGGTFWQIAKQVGIMFLSLILGNIIGMILGIQKRLAKLGEYATERFTKAQKGEKQPVTEGFITCTLLFCVGPMAILGSIQDGLTGEFKTLALKGALDGLATLSFAAVFGWSVMLAVIPVIAYQGTLTLLAKLLAEHLDQSMINSLNATGGLLVLCLPLVIYGVRTVPLANYLPALAVAPLLTKWLG, from the coding sequence ATGACTGGATTGGGTACAGCGATCAATGCAGGGGCGATTCTGCTTGGAGGCATCATCGGGTTGATGGTCAAGAAGCAGTTGAGCACTGATGCGCAGAATAATATCAAGGCGGTGTTGGTCATCTTCACGTTCATCGCGGCGGCACACATGATTTGGTCGGGAGTGGGTGGGACTTTTTGGCAAATCGCAAAACAAGTGGGCATCATGTTTCTCTCGCTCATTCTCGGAAACATCATCGGGATGATTCTGGGGATTCAAAAGCGGCTGGCAAAGCTAGGTGAGTATGCTACCGAACGATTTACCAAAGCGCAGAAAGGAGAGAAGCAACCGGTCACGGAAGGGTTCATCACCTGCACATTGCTTTTCTGCGTGGGACCGATGGCGATCTTGGGTTCCATCCAGGATGGACTGACGGGTGAGTTCAAGACCCTCGCGTTGAAGGGGGCTTTGGATGGGCTGGCTACGTTGAGTTTTGCTGCTGTCTTCGGATGGAGTGTGATGTTGGCAGTGATTCCGGTGATCGCTTATCAGGGGACGCTGACGTTGCTGGCGAAGTTGCTCGCGGAACATCTGGACCAATCAATGATCAATTCATTGAACGCTACTGGTGGGTTGTTGGTGTTGTGTCTGCCGCTGGTGATCTATGGAGTAAGGACAGTACCTTTGGCGAATTATCTGCCCGCTTTGGCGGTGGCGCCGTTGCTGACGAAGTGGCTCGGGTAA
- a CDS encoding transglutaminase family protein has translation MAIHVALHHRTHYKYDRLVNLGPQIIRLRPAPHARTRILGYSLKITPEDHFLNWQQDPQSNYLARAVFEQPTREFCVEVDLVAEMSVLNPFDFFLEPHAEKFPFQYDSTLDHELEPFQLKCGMTPKFLAYLEQVRKEIIGEKSLPYLDNEPPKESEEDPRLRTIDFLVELNQRLWKDIKYLIRMEPGVQTPEETLTTLSGSCRDSAWLMCQLMRHCGLATRFVSGYLIQLKADVKSLDGPSGAAQDFTDLHAWCEVYLPGAGWIGLDPTSGLLAGEGHIPLAAAPDPTSAAAITGGVDECKSEFSFEMKVTRIAETPRVTLPYTAEQWAEIEKLGHRVDGDLSKHDVRLTMGGEPTFVSIDDYDGAEWTSAALGPTKRARADDLLKRLQKRWSPGALMHYGQGKWYPGEQLPRWAFGCYWRKDGVPIWENRELIAEETKNYGHNAKDSEQFIQALTSRLDVDPQWVLPGYEDAFYYLWKERRLPDNVDPHKSNLSDPEERKRLAKVFEQGLDKVIGHMLPIQRRWAGNKPIWASGPWFLRSERMYLVPGDSAMGFRLRLDSVPWVKESEYPFVNELDPMVTRPPLPPRPAKDPQRFIAAGLPPGGLGSGYSGFGIGGQAIPHTKPQIPKLQDQRQDPTKRPDKQQSALWIVRTALCVEPRDGKLHVFMPPVETLEDYLELIAAIEETAEYLQTPVVIEGYTPPFDSRLNVLKVTPDPGVIEVNLHPSSNWQELVERTTVLYEEARESRLGTEKFMVDGKHAGTGGGNHIIIGGSTPADSPLLRRPDMLRSLVSYWQNHPSLSYMFSGMFLGPTSQSPRIDEARNDALYELEVAFKQIPDKGWLPPWLVDRLFRNLLIDSTGNTHRAEFCIDKLYAPESSTGRLGLLEMRAFEMPPHSQMSLTQHLLLRSLVSRFWQEPYTKPLVRWGTEIHDKWMMPHFVWQDMEDVVSDLQDFGYQMKPEWFAPHFEFRFPFAGDYAARGLNIELRHALEPWHVLGEEPGAGGTVRYVDSSLERMQIKVQGMTDPRHKLAVNGYQLPLHPTGTKGEFVAGVRYRAWQPASCLQPTIPVHGPLVVDVVDTWSERSLGGCAYHVAHPGGRNYVTFPVNAYEAESRRLARFFRHGHTPGKLKQKVVPVNPEFPLTLDLRNV, from the coding sequence ATGGCCATTCACGTAGCACTGCATCATCGCACGCATTACAAGTATGACCGGCTGGTAAATTTGGGGCCGCAGATCATCCGCTTGCGTCCGGCACCTCATGCGCGGACGCGTATCTTGGGTTACTCGCTGAAGATCACGCCGGAAGACCACTTTCTGAACTGGCAGCAGGACCCACAATCCAACTACCTTGCGCGTGCAGTCTTTGAGCAACCTACCCGTGAGTTTTGTGTGGAGGTGGACCTAGTGGCGGAGATGTCGGTGCTGAATCCGTTCGATTTCTTCCTGGAGCCGCACGCGGAAAAATTTCCCTTCCAGTATGATTCCACGTTGGATCATGAGCTGGAACCGTTTCAATTGAAGTGCGGGATGACGCCGAAGTTCCTCGCGTATCTGGAGCAGGTGCGGAAGGAGATCATCGGCGAGAAGAGCCTGCCTTACCTCGACAATGAGCCGCCGAAGGAAAGTGAAGAAGATCCGCGACTGCGGACGATAGATTTCCTCGTGGAATTGAATCAGCGCCTGTGGAAGGACATCAAGTATCTCATCCGCATGGAGCCGGGTGTGCAGACGCCGGAAGAGACGTTGACGACATTGAGCGGTTCGTGCCGTGACTCAGCATGGTTGATGTGCCAGTTGATGCGGCATTGCGGCTTGGCGACTCGTTTCGTGAGCGGCTACCTCATCCAACTCAAGGCGGATGTGAAATCGCTCGATGGCCCGAGCGGTGCCGCACAGGATTTCACGGATTTGCACGCGTGGTGCGAGGTGTATCTGCCTGGTGCGGGTTGGATCGGACTAGACCCGACGAGCGGTTTGCTGGCGGGTGAAGGGCATATCCCCTTGGCGGCAGCGCCGGATCCGACGAGTGCGGCGGCGATCACGGGTGGTGTGGATGAGTGCAAGAGCGAGTTCAGCTTCGAAATGAAGGTGACACGCATCGCGGAGACACCGCGAGTGACGTTGCCTTACACAGCGGAGCAATGGGCGGAAATCGAGAAGCTCGGTCACCGCGTGGATGGAGATCTCTCGAAGCATGACGTGCGCCTCACGATGGGTGGTGAGCCGACGTTTGTTTCCATTGATGATTACGATGGCGCAGAGTGGACTTCAGCGGCACTGGGGCCAACGAAACGCGCTCGCGCAGATGATTTGCTGAAGCGTTTACAGAAGCGCTGGTCGCCGGGTGCGTTGATGCACTATGGCCAGGGCAAGTGGTATCCCGGCGAGCAATTGCCGCGGTGGGCGTTCGGTTGTTACTGGCGCAAGGACGGCGTGCCGATCTGGGAGAACCGCGAATTGATCGCGGAAGAAACCAAGAATTACGGACACAACGCGAAGGATTCGGAACAGTTCATTCAAGCGCTGACGTCGCGTTTGGATGTTGATCCACAGTGGGTTTTGCCGGGTTACGAGGATGCCTTCTATTATCTGTGGAAGGAACGTCGTCTGCCGGATAATGTGGATCCGCACAAATCCAATTTGAGCGATCCCGAAGAGCGCAAGCGTCTGGCGAAGGTGTTTGAGCAAGGTCTCGATAAGGTTATCGGGCATATGTTGCCGATCCAACGTCGTTGGGCCGGGAACAAGCCGATCTGGGCGAGCGGTCCGTGGTTCTTGCGCTCGGAGCGGATGTATCTAGTGCCGGGTGATTCGGCAATGGGCTTCCGTTTGCGTTTGGATTCCGTGCCGTGGGTTAAGGAGTCGGAGTATCCTTTCGTGAACGAACTGGATCCGATGGTGACGCGTCCGCCCTTGCCGCCGCGTCCAGCGAAAGATCCACAACGCTTCATCGCAGCCGGTTTGCCGCCGGGAGGTTTGGGTTCTGGATATAGCGGGTTTGGTATTGGTGGGCAGGCGATTCCGCACACGAAGCCGCAAATCCCGAAATTACAAGATCAGCGGCAAGACCCGACCAAGCGGCCAGACAAGCAGCAATCGGCCTTGTGGATCGTGCGCACGGCGCTGTGTGTCGAACCGCGCGACGGCAAGCTGCATGTGTTCATGCCTCCGGTGGAGACGCTGGAAGATTATCTCGAACTGATTGCGGCCATCGAAGAGACGGCAGAGTATCTGCAAACGCCAGTGGTGATCGAAGGTTATACGCCGCCGTTTGATTCGCGCCTCAACGTGCTGAAGGTGACGCCTGACCCTGGCGTGATCGAGGTGAATTTACATCCTTCCAGCAACTGGCAGGAACTTGTTGAACGCACGACGGTGCTCTACGAGGAAGCGCGTGAGTCGCGCTTGGGCACGGAGAAATTCATGGTGGATGGCAAGCACGCTGGCACCGGCGGCGGCAATCATATCATCATCGGTGGCTCCACACCGGCGGACAGTCCGTTGCTGCGCCGTCCGGATATGCTGCGGAGTCTCGTGTCTTATTGGCAGAATCATCCGTCGTTGTCCTACATGTTCAGCGGCATGTTCCTCGGGCCGACGAGCCAGAGTCCACGTATCGATGAGGCGCGAAATGACGCGCTGTATGAATTGGAAGTGGCGTTTAAGCAGATCCCGGACAAGGGCTGGCTGCCGCCGTGGCTGGTGGATCGCCTGTTCCGCAATTTGCTGATCGATTCGACAGGCAACACGCATCGGGCGGAATTCTGCATCGATAAGCTGTATGCACCGGAGAGCAGCACGGGACGCTTGGGACTCTTGGAGATGCGCGCGTTTGAGATGCCGCCGCATTCGCAGATGAGCCTCACGCAGCACTTGTTGTTGCGCTCATTGGTCAGCCGGTTCTGGCAGGAGCCTTACACGAAGCCGCTCGTGCGCTGGGGCACGGAGATTCATGACAAGTGGATGATGCCGCACTTCGTCTGGCAAGACATGGAAGATGTGGTGAGCGATCTGCAAGACTTCGGTTATCAGATGAAGCCGGAGTGGTTCGCACCGCACTTCGAGTTCCGTTTCCCGTTCGCGGGTGATTACGCCGCGCGTGGATTGAACATCGAACTGCGTCATGCCTTGGAGCCTTGGCATGTGTTGGGTGAAGAACCGGGTGCAGGAGGCACGGTGCGTTATGTGGATTCCTCGCTGGAACGCATGCAGATCAAGGTGCAAGGCATGACCGATCCGCGTCATAAGCTGGCGGTAAATGGATATCAACTGCCGCTGCATCCGACGGGCACTAAGGGCGAGTTTGTTGCGGGCGTGCGTTATCGCGCATGGCAACCGGCCTCGTGCTTGCAACCGACGATTCCAGTGCACGGTCCGCTCGTGGTGGATGTGGTGGATACGTGGAGCGAGCGTTCGCTGGGTGGTTGTGCGTATCATGTGGCGCATCCGGGCGGGCGGAATTACGTCACGTTCCCGGTGAATGCGTATGAGGCGGAGAGCCGTCGCTTGGCACGCTTCTTCCGTCACGGGCATACGCCCGGTAAATTGAAACAAAAAGTGGTGCCGGTGAATCCGGAATTCCCGCTTACACTTGATCTGCGGAATGTCTGA
- a CDS encoding circularly permuted type 2 ATP-grasp protein, with protein sequence MKVGSTVSPEVKARGDMSELLKPTRSAPVPWLLEQYRQSVTGYDELFTAEGAMRPQYGKLVEDLTKLGRNDLKHRTDVARRIVHEQGITYNIYGDARGMERPWQLDPVPFMISSNEWNGLETALIQRATLINKVIADCYGEQELIRSGWLPPALVFAQPDFLRPCHGVRPPQDTFLHLYAADLARSPDGRWWVISDRTQIPTGAGYALANRLVTSRVLPESFRDCQVLRLASFFRELQTSLAQLASRRTDNPRVVLLTPGPYNETYFEQAYLARYLGYSMVEGQDLTVRDNRVFLKTLSGLEPVDVILRRVDDDFCDPLELRSDSMLGVPGLAEVFRAGNVAIANSLGSGLLQSPAFMAFLPGLCRHILGEELKIPSVATWWCGQQKAEDYVLKHMDDLFVKPAFRSHLKGMNPERGMTEAEREALQRRIAIQPHLFVAQERVELSTAPMWNGDKLVPSPMTLRVYLVATADGYKVMPGGLVRVASGVEGRFVTMQKGGSSKDTWVVSEKPVDGISLLHTAGQEVELRRVGNNLPSRLADNFFWLGRYCERADSTARLLRSALNRFNPESTGSTLPVLMPVLKTLEAQGQLQTPSPEKKTTPEALEAELLGAIFDSQRSGSLRRIADHLQRLATMLRDRTSNDVWRVLSELDDRLTLPTTAPVVLAGDAIGVLNQTVIGLAAFNGLARENMTKAQGWRFIDIGLRIERAIYLCTLLRDVLRSEEADNPSVLEAVLEVADSTITYRSRYNLLPHIAAVFDLLILDDTNPRSLIFQLSQLQKHFDRLPIEQQSAQLSVGERVLLECTTRVRLMDPNELAQMEKDWDKSAAAQVLTDTLNAMPKLSEAIAVSYFAHSRIARAGGEGNRI encoded by the coding sequence ATGAAGGTTGGCAGCACGGTGTCGCCTGAGGTAAAAGCTCGCGGCGACATGAGCGAGTTGTTGAAGCCTACCCGGTCTGCACCGGTGCCGTGGCTGCTGGAGCAATACCGGCAGTCCGTGACCGGCTATGACGAATTGTTCACGGCGGAAGGCGCGATGCGCCCGCAATACGGGAAGCTGGTTGAGGATCTGACGAAGCTGGGGCGCAACGATCTCAAGCACCGCACGGATGTGGCGCGGCGTATCGTTCATGAACAGGGTATCACGTATAACATCTACGGTGATGCCCGCGGCATGGAACGGCCGTGGCAGCTTGATCCGGTGCCGTTCATGATTTCGTCCAATGAATGGAATGGGCTTGAGACGGCACTTATTCAACGGGCGACACTGATCAACAAAGTCATCGCGGATTGCTACGGTGAACAGGAATTGATCCGTTCGGGTTGGTTGCCGCCTGCGCTGGTGTTCGCGCAGCCTGATTTCTTGCGGCCCTGCCACGGAGTGCGGCCACCACAGGATACGTTCTTGCATCTCTATGCGGCGGATCTGGCGCGCTCGCCGGATGGGCGCTGGTGGGTGATCTCAGATCGTACGCAGATTCCGACAGGTGCGGGTTATGCGCTGGCGAATCGTCTGGTGACATCACGTGTGCTGCCTGAATCGTTCCGTGATTGTCAGGTGTTGCGGCTCGCGAGTTTCTTCCGAGAATTGCAGACGTCGCTGGCGCAACTGGCCTCGCGGCGCACGGATAATCCGCGTGTCGTATTGCTCACGCCGGGGCCGTATAACGAAACGTATTTCGAACAGGCATATCTGGCGCGGTATCTCGGCTACTCGATGGTGGAGGGACAAGACCTTACGGTGCGGGATAATCGCGTGTTCCTGAAAACGCTGAGCGGACTGGAGCCGGTCGATGTGATCTTGCGCCGTGTGGATGATGATTTCTGCGATCCGCTAGAGCTGCGCAGTGATTCCATGTTGGGTGTGCCGGGTTTGGCGGAAGTGTTCCGTGCGGGCAATGTGGCGATCGCGAATTCTTTGGGCAGCGGTCTGCTGCAAAGCCCGGCGTTCATGGCCTTCTTGCCGGGGTTGTGCAGACACATCTTGGGTGAGGAATTGAAGATTCCTTCCGTGGCGACGTGGTGGTGCGGACAGCAGAAGGCGGAAGATTATGTGCTGAAGCACATGGACGATCTTTTCGTGAAGCCCGCTTTCCGCAGTCACTTGAAGGGAATGAATCCCGAGCGTGGCATGACCGAAGCGGAGCGGGAAGCGTTGCAACGGCGCATTGCTATCCAGCCGCATCTCTTCGTGGCGCAGGAACGTGTGGAGCTTTCCACGGCACCGATGTGGAATGGGGACAAACTGGTGCCTAGCCCGATGACTTTGCGCGTGTATCTGGTGGCGACGGCGGATGGCTACAAGGTGATGCCGGGCGGATTGGTGCGTGTGGCATCGGGTGTGGAAGGGCGCTTTGTCACGATGCAGAAGGGCGGCAGCAGCAAGGACACTTGGGTGGTGTCTGAGAAACCGGTGGATGGAATTTCATTGCTGCACACGGCGGGACAAGAGGTGGAGTTGCGGCGGGTGGGCAACAATTTGCCGAGCCGTCTCGCGGATAATTTCTTCTGGCTGGGACGTTATTGCGAGCGGGCGGATTCGACGGCGCGCTTGTTGCGCAGTGCGTTGAACCGGTTTAACCCGGAGAGTACAGGCAGCACGTTGCCGGTGCTCATGCCGGTATTGAAAACATTGGAGGCGCAAGGACAGTTGCAAACGCCTTCGCCGGAAAAGAAGACGACTCCGGAGGCGTTGGAAGCGGAATTGCTGGGAGCGATCTTTGATTCGCAACGGTCGGGCAGCTTGCGACGCATCGCAGATCATCTGCAGCGGCTGGCGACGATGTTACGTGACCGTACATCGAATGATGTGTGGCGCGTGTTGAGCGAATTGGATGACCGGTTGACGTTGCCCACGACAGCGCCGGTGGTGCTGGCGGGCGATGCGATCGGGGTGCTGAACCAGACGGTGATTGGCCTGGCGGCTTTCAATGGTCTCGCACGCGAGAACATGACGAAGGCGCAGGGCTGGCGGTTTATTGACATCGGCTTGCGTATCGAACGGGCGATCTACCTGTGCACGTTGCTGCGTGATGTGTTGCGCTCGGAAGAGGCGGATAATCCGAGTGTGCTTGAAGCCGTGCTCGAGGTGGCGGACAGCACGATCACGTATCGTTCGCGCTACAATCTGCTGCCGCATATCGCGGCGGTGTTTGATCTGTTGATCCTCGATGACACGAATCCGCGATCGCTCATCTTCCAGCTCAGCCAGTTACAGAAGCATTTTGACCGATTGCCGATCGAGCAGCAGAGTGCGCAGTTGAGCGTGGGTGAACGGGTCTTGCTGGAATGCACGACGCGGGTGCGCCTGATGGATCCGAATGAGCTGGCGCAGATGGAGAAGGATTGGGACAAGAGCGCGGCGGCGCAGGTGCTCACGGATACGCTGAATGCGATGCCGAAGCTTTCGGAGGCGATCGCGGTGAGTTACTTCGCGCATTCACGCATCGCGCGGGCGGGCGGGGAGGGGAACCGCATATGA